A section of the Leminorella richardii genome encodes:
- the menB gene encoding 1,4-dihydroxy-2-naphthoyl-CoA synthase: MLYPSEEELYAPIEWQDCSEGFQDIRYHKSAEGIAKITINRPEVRNAFRPLTVKEMIQALADARYDDNIGTIVLTGEGEKAFCSGGDQKVRGDYGGYKDASGVHHLNVLDFQRQIRTCPKPVVAAVAGYSIGGGHVLHMMCDLTIAAENAVFGQTGPKVGSFDGGWGASYMARIVGQKKAREIWFLCRQYNAQEALDMGLVNTVVPVADLEKETVRWCREMLRNSPMALRCLKASLNADCDGQAGLQELAGNATMLFYMTEEGQEGRNAFNEKRQPDFSKFKRNP; this comes from the coding sequence ATGCTGTATCCAAGTGAAGAAGAACTGTACGCCCCCATCGAGTGGCAGGACTGCTCAGAAGGATTTCAAGACATTCGCTACCACAAGTCGGCGGAAGGGATTGCAAAAATCACCATCAACCGCCCTGAGGTGCGTAACGCATTCCGTCCGCTGACGGTCAAAGAAATGATTCAGGCGCTGGCTGACGCCCGCTATGATGACAATATCGGTACCATCGTATTGACTGGCGAAGGGGAAAAAGCCTTTTGCTCTGGTGGTGACCAGAAAGTGCGCGGCGACTACGGCGGCTATAAAGACGCCAGCGGCGTTCATCACCTCAACGTGCTGGACTTCCAGCGCCAGATCCGCACCTGTCCGAAACCTGTTGTTGCCGCTGTTGCGGGTTACTCCATTGGCGGCGGTCACGTGCTGCACATGATGTGCGACCTGACTATCGCGGCAGAAAACGCGGTCTTTGGTCAAACTGGCCCGAAGGTGGGTTCTTTTGACGGCGGTTGGGGCGCATCATATATGGCTCGCATCGTTGGTCAGAAAAAAGCCCGTGAAATCTGGTTCCTGTGCCGTCAGTACAACGCTCAGGAAGCGCTGGACATGGGGCTGGTCAACACCGTCGTGCCGGTTGCCGATCTGGAAAAAGAAACCGTTCGCTGGTGCCGTGAAATGCTGCGCAATAGCCCAATGGCGCTGCGCTGCCTGAAGGCCTCACTCAACGCTGACTGTGACGGTCAGGCCGGTCTGCAAGAGCTGGCTGGCAACGCCACCATGCTGTTCTACATGACGGAAGAAGGGCAAGAGGGGCGTAACGCGTTCAACGAAAAGCGCCAGCCTGACTTCAGCAAATTCAAGCGTAACCCGTAA
- the menC gene encoding o-succinylbenzoate synthase codes for MRRVELYRFSLPMEAGVILRNQRLKTRDGLLVCLEENGRQGWGEISPLPEFSQETLDDAESATLGWLHSWVNGEQAFDCALPSVSFGLSCALAELEGLLPEKADYRKAPLCSGDPDELFPVLSAMEGEKVAKVKVGLYEAVRDGMIVNLLLEAIPDLKLRLDANRSWTRAKADGFVKYVAPELRPRIQFLEEPCKTREESRQFTRETGIAIAWDESVREPDFVVEAEPGVAAIVIKPTLVGNLQRCQLLVQQAHDAGMMAVISSSIESSFGLTQLARIAAWLTPNTIPGLDTLSLMQSQLVRPWPDSELPLLGLDSLDVVWRR; via the coding sequence ATGCGCCGAGTCGAACTCTACCGCTTTAGCCTGCCGATGGAGGCAGGCGTTATCCTGCGCAATCAGCGGTTAAAAACGCGCGACGGGCTGCTGGTGTGTCTGGAAGAGAACGGCAGGCAGGGCTGGGGAGAGATCTCCCCGCTGCCGGAGTTTTCCCAAGAGACGCTGGACGATGCGGAATCGGCTACTCTCGGCTGGCTACACAGCTGGGTTAACGGCGAGCAGGCGTTTGACTGCGCGCTGCCTTCTGTCTCTTTCGGTCTGAGCTGCGCTCTGGCAGAGCTGGAAGGGCTGCTTCCCGAGAAGGCAGACTACCGCAAAGCGCCGCTGTGCAGCGGCGACCCAGACGAGCTGTTTCCTGTACTCAGCGCGATGGAAGGCGAGAAAGTAGCGAAAGTGAAGGTCGGCCTGTATGAGGCAGTGCGCGACGGCATGATCGTCAACCTGCTGCTGGAGGCCATTCCTGACCTTAAGCTGCGTTTGGATGCCAACCGCAGCTGGACGCGCGCCAAGGCCGATGGCTTTGTGAAGTACGTTGCGCCGGAGCTGCGTCCTCGCATTCAATTTTTGGAAGAACCCTGTAAAACCCGGGAAGAATCCCGCCAGTTTACGCGTGAAACCGGCATTGCTATTGCCTGGGATGAAAGCGTGCGCGAGCCTGACTTCGTGGTTGAAGCCGAGCCGGGCGTGGCGGCGATTGTCATCAAGCCGACGCTGGTGGGCAACCTACAGCGCTGTCAGCTCTTAGTTCAGCAGGCCCACGATGCCGGCATGATGGCGGTTATCAGCTCGTCGATAGAAAGCAGCTTTGGCCTGACTCAGCTGGCCCGCATTGCCGCGTGGCTAACGCCGAATACTATTCCGGGGCTGGATACGCTGTCCCTGATGCAGTCTCAGCTGGTTCGCCCGTGGCCTGACAGCGAACTGCCGCTGCTGGGGCTTGATTCGCTGGACGTGGTATGGCGCCGTTAG